The following are encoded together in the Bradyrhizobium sp. CCGUVB1N3 genome:
- a CDS encoding host specificity protein, with translation MYGHSISASQSAGASRTDESGESGDSQRFERTLAGMEPGSSSSANTRPYSLVSAPPIEEIAKSTFDREVREFFGDEIKYIADNPQEYTDFVSTKAERAAMVARGYASTADNAATQARFFRYRLGDTTVGLLRAGGKMIVRGDRLQQQFGRNEFTSVVDLRLSHPLVENAGDILLEHQLRQDGDQPLVMSRPAIGGMEPRLAEMGFVHMGRNHWVLDPTQHPEKWTKNADNEWQRSDKPALYLSKAEGDDSDTEAGVEANSSEASVETDSTGDDPSWYLERALTFS, from the coding sequence ATGTATGGCCACAGCATTTCAGCCAGCCAATCCGCAGGCGCCAGCCGGACCGATGAATCAGGGGAGTCAGGCGATAGCCAGCGCTTTGAACGAACCCTTGCAGGCATGGAGCCAGGCAGTTCGTCGTCGGCTAACACGCGGCCATACTCTCTCGTTTCCGCCCCACCCATTGAGGAGATCGCAAAATCTACCTTTGACAGAGAAGTGAGGGAATTCTTCGGCGACGAAATCAAATACATCGCCGATAATCCACAAGAGTACACGGATTTTGTATCCACAAAAGCTGAGCGCGCGGCAATGGTCGCTAGAGGTTACGCCAGCACGGCAGACAATGCGGCGACGCAGGCGCGATTTTTCCGCTATCGATTGGGGGACACAACTGTTGGGCTTCTAAGAGCAGGAGGCAAGATGATTGTTAGAGGGGACCGGCTTCAGCAACAATTCGGGCGCAATGAGTTCACGTCCGTTGTAGATCTTCGGCTTAGCCATCCGCTTGTCGAGAACGCAGGCGATATTCTGCTGGAACATCAACTTCGGCAAGACGGCGATCAGCCGTTGGTCATGTCACGTCCTGCCATAGGAGGTATGGAACCCCGTCTAGCGGAGATGGGGTTCGTTCATATGGGTCGCAATCACTGGGTGCTTGATCCGACCCAGCATCCCGAAAAGTGGACGAAGAACGCTGACAATGAATGGCAGCGGTCAGACAAACCTGCACTGTATCTTTCAAAGGCTGAAGGCGATGATAGCGATACTGAAGCAGGTGTCGAGGCGAATTCGAGTGAAGCAAGCGTAGAGACAGACTCGACTGGCGATGACCCTTCTTGGTATCTTGAGCGCGCTCTTACTTTCAGCTGA
- a CDS encoding helix-turn-helix domain-containing protein encodes MRALRVRIVLTCAEGGQNTEVTAKLGLDRQTLGKWRRRFMEQRVAGLHDEPRSGAPRTIDDARIEAVIVRTLESWPESATHWSSRDMAKTSGHPSDQPRLDSPLLPAPRQSSCNMGLLPSRRKANGVNTKT; translated from the coding sequence GTGCGGGCTCTAAGAGTCCGGATCGTGCTGACCTGTGCGGAAGGTGGTCAGAACACGGAAGTGACGGCCAAGCTGGGGCTGGACCGGCAGACCTTAGGCAAGTGGCGGCGGCGTTTTATGGAGCAGCGCGTGGCCGGACTGCACGACGAGCCGCGCTCCGGCGCGCCGCGCACGATTGACGATGCCCGCATCGAAGCCGTGATCGTGAGAACGTTGGAGAGTTGGCCTGAGAGCGCTACTCATTGGAGCTCTCGCGACATGGCGAAGACCAGCGGCCATCCATCGGATCAACCGCGATTGGATTCGCCCCTTCTGCCGGCTCCGAGGCAATCCAGCTGCAACATGGGGCTTTTACCATCGCGGAGAAAGGCGAACGGCGTGAATACCAAGACTTAA
- a CDS encoding GNAT family N-acetyltransferase: MEPDHLPEVRAIADRVHLNYPEDEVVFSERLELYPEGCFVLERPRDGLAGYIVSHPWHFNKPPALNVLVGAVPEPASTYYIHDIALLPEARGNGAASEVVLKLVRYAAKAGFPNLSLVAVSNSAKFWERHGFRTLDDADLNQKLASYDARANYMVLEPT, encoded by the coding sequence ATGGAGCCTGACCATCTTCCTGAAGTTCGCGCCATCGCAGATCGCGTCCACCTGAACTACCCAGAGGATGAGGTCGTTTTCTCCGAGCGGCTGGAGCTGTACCCTGAGGGATGTTTTGTGCTTGAGCGCCCGCGGGACGGCCTGGCCGGCTATATCGTCAGCCATCCTTGGCACTTCAATAAGCCTCCCGCGCTGAATGTGCTTGTGGGCGCCGTGCCCGAGCCTGCATCGACCTACTATATTCACGACATCGCGTTGTTGCCGGAAGCGCGCGGCAACGGTGCGGCGTCCGAGGTCGTGCTTAAGCTGGTCAGATACGCGGCAAAAGCCGGCTTTCCCAACCTCTCGCTGGTCGCCGTCAGCAATTCAGCGAAGTTCTGGGAGAGGCACGGGTTCCGAACGCTCGATGACGCGGATTTGAACCAGAAGCTCGCAAGCTATGATGCACGGGCAAACTATATGGTCCTTGAACCAACATGA